In a single window of the uncultured Dysgonomonas sp. genome:
- the rpsA gene encoding 30S ribosomal protein S1 has product MDNLKNVQPVVDFDWDAYEKGDSYTGKSKEELVETYDQSLNKVNDKEVVMGKVTAMNKREVVVNIGYKSDGVVSMNEFRYNPDLKIGDEVEVYIESQEDKKGQLILSHKKARATRSWDRVNEALEKDEIIKGYIKCRTKGGMIVDVFGIEAFLPGSQIDVKPIRDYDVFVGKTMEFKVVKINHEFKNVVVSHKALIEAELEQQKKDIISKLEKGQVLEGTVKNITSYGVFIDLGGVDGLIHITDLSWGRVQHPEEVVKLDEKINVVILDFDDDKKRIALGLKQLTPHPWDALSAELKVGDKVKGKVVVMADYGAFIEIAPGVEGLIHVSEMSWAQHLRSAQDFMKVGDEVEAVVLTLDRDERKMSLGIKQLKPDPWENIEEKYPVGSKHTAKVRNFTNFGVFAEIEEGVDGLIHISDLSWTKKIKHPSEVTAIGADIEVQVLEIDKENRRLSLGHKQLEENPWDVFETIFTVGSVHEGTVVEMVDKGAVISLPYGVEGFATPKHLVKEDGSQAKVDEKLDFKVIEFNKDSKRIIVSHSRVFEDEKPEAKEAAAEKKARKTAKKEKDETVSQSSNMEKTTLGDIEELAALKEKLSGGSDAK; this is encoded by the coding sequence ATTGATAATTTAAAAAATGTACAGCCGGTTGTAGATTTCGACTGGGATGCGTACGAAAAAGGAGACTCTTATACAGGTAAGAGCAAAGAAGAACTTGTAGAAACCTATGACCAGTCGCTGAATAAAGTAAACGACAAAGAAGTGGTAATGGGTAAAGTAACTGCTATGAACAAACGCGAAGTCGTAGTTAATATCGGTTACAAATCAGACGGTGTTGTATCAATGAATGAATTTCGTTACAATCCTGATCTGAAAATTGGTGACGAAGTAGAAGTATACATCGAAAGCCAGGAAGATAAAAAAGGACAGCTTATCCTTTCTCACAAGAAAGCGCGTGCTACACGTTCTTGGGATCGTGTTAACGAAGCTCTTGAAAAAGATGAAATCATCAAAGGTTACATCAAATGTCGTACTAAGGGCGGTATGATTGTTGACGTATTCGGTATTGAGGCATTCTTACCGGGTTCTCAGATCGACGTGAAGCCTATCCGCGATTACGATGTATTCGTTGGTAAGACAATGGAATTCAAAGTGGTTAAGATCAACCACGAATTTAAAAATGTTGTTGTTTCACACAAAGCTCTTATCGAAGCTGAACTTGAACAACAGAAGAAAGATATTATTTCGAAACTTGAAAAAGGTCAGGTACTTGAAGGTACAGTTAAGAACATCACATCTTATGGTGTATTTATCGACCTTGGCGGCGTAGACGGACTTATTCACATTACAGACCTTTCTTGGGGACGTGTTCAACATCCGGAAGAAGTGGTTAAATTGGACGAGAAAATCAACGTTGTTATCCTTGACTTCGATGACGATAAAAAACGTATTGCTCTCGGCTTGAAACAGCTTACTCCTCATCCTTGGGATGCTCTTAGCGCTGAACTTAAAGTTGGTGATAAGGTGAAAGGTAAAGTTGTTGTTATGGCTGATTACGGTGCATTTATTGAAATTGCTCCGGGTGTAGAAGGTTTGATCCACGTTTCAGAAATGAGCTGGGCACAACACCTTCGCAGCGCACAAGACTTTATGAAAGTTGGTGATGAAGTAGAAGCAGTAGTGCTTACTCTTGATCGCGACGAACGTAAAATGTCTCTTGGTATCAAACAATTGAAACCAGATCCATGGGAAAATATCGAAGAAAAATATCCTGTGGGAAGCAAACATACAGCTAAAGTTCGCAACTTCACTAATTTCGGTGTATTCGCTGAAATAGAAGAAGGTGTAGACGGACTGATCCATATCTCAGACCTTTCTTGGACTAAGAAAATCAAACACCCTAGCGAAGTAACTGCTATAGGTGCCGACATCGAAGTACAGGTACTTGAGATCGACAAAGAAAACCGTCGTTTGAGCCTTGGTCACAAACAACTTGAAGAAAATCCTTGGGATGTATTTGAGACTATCTTTACTGTAGGTTCAGTACATGAAGGGACAGTTGTTGAAATGGTTGACAAGGGTGCTGTAATCTCTCTTCCTTATGGAGTAGAAGGTTTTGCAACTCCAAAACACTTGGTGAAAGAAGATGGTTCTCAAGCGAAAGTAGATGAGAAACTTGACTTTAAAGTAATCGAATTCAACAAGGATTCTAAACGTATTATCGTTTCTCACAGCCGTGTATTCGAAGACGAAAAACCGGAAGCTAAGGAAGCAGCAGCTGAAAAGAAAGCTAGAAAAACTGCGAAGAAAGAAAAAGACGAAACAGTAAGTCAATCTTCTAATATGGAAAAAACCACATTAGGTGATATCGAAGAACTGGCAGCTCTTAAAGAAAAACTTTCAGGCGGAAGCGACGCTAAATAA